A segment of the Felis catus isolate Fca126 chromosome F2, F.catus_Fca126_mat1.0, whole genome shotgun sequence genome:
AGATCATGATGTGCTTCAAGATGGACTCATAGTCATGTAGAATACAACAGCGGTTCCAGTGACCCACGTTTTTTCTGTGCATCCTGTTTACATCAGCAAGGAAAGCTCTGACTGGGTCACCCCTACTGGTAGTTACTTGGCATGCCGTACTTCTCACTATATCCTCCTGGGTGTCTTCGGCTCTGGTCTAGTCATTTCAGCCAGGGTAAGCAGGGTTACTCTCGTCGAACATCCATACACGTGGCAAAAGCCATAGCCACTTGAAGAATAGCCTGATGTTGCTCTCCTCTGCAGAGAGCCATGGGCAGATAGAGCCATCATCGCCTGTGTATTACTGCCTCAAGTAACATCTTACCATCCTTATGCCTCACTACAAAGTTACAAATACCTGCCAGGTAAACATCAAATTAGAAACCTCTAGAGGTTAAAACAATAGACAATTTTGCTCCATCCCTTGATCTGGTAGGTAAGTTGAGTTACCCCAGAGCTAAGCCAGATCAGAACCCCGGTTTTCCATTTCCCATTCTGCCTGATTTCCACACAATGCCCATATGTGGGCAACACAATCCTTCTTGGGAAGGCAGCAAGACCCTTAGCCCCCCAAATGCAGAGCCCACATTTTCAGGCTCTGCCACAGTGCGTGCTCCGTGGCGtagcatgttctctctctcttctctctctgtttctctctctcccttttcctcgctccctccctttctctctatgaATTCATTGAATCACCTAGATTTGCATATAACCTGATTTGGattgcatttttaatgtttctcacTTCTTCCATGCTTCTGCGTGATACCACTTCATTTTAAGAAGTCCCcaatttctattttatgaatCGCTTAGTACCATGAACAATCCCAAGAAACAAATTCTCAGGTTTTATAGCTCTTCATGCTTTCCAAGCCTGCATATCACAGTCTCCAGGAGGCTTTCCTGATGTAAGAATGGACGCCAGGCTCTTTGTACGCGTTCCAGTAACCAACAGCACGGCCTCTGTCATCGCATGATCCAATCATCTCATCACTGCCTGATGACATGGCTGCCTCCCCTGCTGAACTGCGAGCTCCTGGTGGGCAAGACCCCACTGCTTATTCGGGGTTGGTATCCCAGAACCCAAAACACTTGATGCATGCCCCAAAAATGACTTCTGATGCATTTTGTTCCACTCCACTGCATTTGCACCACcattgccccttccccacattcCTTGCTTAGCTTTGTTCATTACTTCCCATCTCTTCTTATTCCCGGAGGGTAATGGAATAAGGATGACAACTTCCCAGACACAAAATCTTACTAAAGTCTAACCAAAAGATAATAGGAGGAGAGGTAGGAGATAGAGTTGTCTGCACTGAATTTCAACGGTGCATCTCTTTGTCTTTAAGCTCAGACTGCTCTCTTTGAAGCCCCAGACAGATGTCAATTACAGTGCCTTCTCTTTGGAAACACGGAGCAAACTTTCTCTACGCTGTCCACGGAGCAAGTCAACAAAGACCGTGAGTTCAGCTCCAAATAAGTGGCAAAAGATAGATTTTAACGATTCTTGATTCTTCAGCATGACAGTTAGGAAATGACCAGCAAATTGCATTTACTGGAGATTAAGAACAAAGGCCTCAGGTGATATTTATGTGACCATGAACTTTTTAGGCCGCTCGCATCCctcttcatatttaagaaagGGACCAAGTATGCCAGGGACAGGGCTCGGAGGAGGGGGTTGGCTGCAAGAAACCCCTGCGGGAACCTCTAAGGTGATAGAAGTGTTCCATACTATTACTGTGGGAGTGGTTCCCTGActctatacatttgtcaaaattcagcaGGTTGAATACTTGAACTTggcaaattttatcaaatatacaTAATACCTcaaacaactgatttttttaggggcgcctgggcgctcagtcggttaagcatctgacttcggctcaggtcatgatctcagggttcctgggttcgagcccagtgttgggggtctgtgctgacagctcagagcctggagcccgcttcagattctgtgtctccctcactctctgcccctcccccacttgcactctgtcttccccaaaaataagcattacaaaaaaattttttaactgaggttttagaagggaggaaggacaaACAAATCAAGTCAAAAAACCGGATCCTGTATGTGATATTAATGTAACTGCTTGGAGACCAAATAGGGCGGGGGGTGGAGATTACACCCCCAAATAGGGCGGGGGGTGGAGATTGCCACAGTCGTACTGTAACTGCCTGTTCCAACAAAATTGTCTTGATAATGTCTTAAGAGGATAAGAAACATCTTTAGTTCCTGTCTAGCATGATCGCCAAGCTTGTTGTCCCCACTGACTTGTGCAGGTAGAAACAACTATGAAATAACGAGAGAGAAAAATCAGCCCTTCTGCTACACAAACCAGAATGCAGATGGCCAGGGAGGGGGCGCACGGATATTTCTTTCCCAGGCGCATGCAGCCAACGCATGTAAATCCTGAGGGTGAATAAAGTTCCCTGTCTGGCTGGATTTGTGACCTAAGGTCCTTCAAAGACTGACCTGGATAAGAAAAACTAGGGCAACGCTTACAAGTGAAGTCACGTGTCTCCATCAATCACAGCAAGGCTCCAGCCAAGTAGAAGGAGGAGACAAATGCACACTAAAGAATCTGGAAGGGTGCTCTGCTTGCATCCTAACTGTAGGGCAGATTTCGGCCAAAGCTTGCGAGGTCCAGGATGGGGCTCTTGAGGCAGGGACTGCAGAGGGAACAAAGATGCAGAGGGAAAGCAAATCCTTTGCTTCCCCTTAACGACGGTGTGTGCTTTATAACTACGGGTGTTTCTGTCTGTTTTGGAAGCTGTTTTCCCCTCTGGTGTGCATCCTCCTGCCCTTCTTGGCCTTGCCAGATCTCAGCCCTGCTCCGAGCGAGCCCTGTGCAGTCGGCCGTCTTCCCGCCCCAGCATCCTGTCAACGGCTCAGGCTCTGAATTTCTTTTGTGCTCCTAACCTTTCCTGTTCAGCTTAGCCCTGCCCTGTCTTCCCCACTATTTCTGCACGATATTCCCAGTACTCTACTAACGTGATCTCGTGTCTTGTGCTTGAAGAAACACAGTCCGGCAACCAAATGATCGTTTCCCTCAAATTCCCATTCTTGACTTGCGCTTCCCACACACTGCGAAGGCTATGCTTTTCTCTTCCATCTGCTTTCCTCAGATGCTGGGTGCACATTGGCTTTCCTAGGCTGTCTCTGGCTGAGGAAGGCCCTTCCCGGAGGATGAGGAATTCTGTGACCCTTTGGCCCCCCTGGAGTGGCTGAGGTCGGGCGGCATCCTGTATTTGCACGTTCCAGGTTATCCTGCAGGGAAGGACAGGCTAAGGCTAGCCCCTgctccccctgcttgtgccccCTCCCTTACTAAGGCTCTGTGGCTTCGGAGGCATGTTCCCCACCCCAGTTTTTCACGTGCCTGGTCTGGCTAGCCTAACGGAGCTGTGCCAGCTGGCACAGGACTGCTATTGACTCGATGTGCTGTGTTTTGAATGAACGCCATTAGTTCTATTTATTGGGATGATTAGTTCTCAAAGGCTTATAATCcagtttttctttataacttcCTCGCTGCCTGGCACAGACCTGGACAGATAGGGTTGCTGATTGATTCCATGGTGCCCtgtgccgggggcggggggcgtgggggggaagggagggaggtgccCAATTGCCTCAAACCTATGCAACAGGATGCTAGAAGTAAGTTTTTTCACTGTCTTGCAGTTTTCACCGAAATTCAAACACCGAGAGCAACGAAGAGACTATATATGTCCTCAAGACAGGCCAGCTCGTCTTTCCAGAACTACTGTCGGGATCCGGGTCAATGCCTCCCTTTCACCATCACCGTAGACCAGGAGCATGATAGGAGGAGAAAGATGGGTGAGGATCCATTTAAAGCTAGTTGCTGAATGCGGTGCTCATCTTGACCACCTCCCATCTCTGGCTCAGAATGACAGGGGTTTGGAGGGAAGtgtttagaggaaaaaaaaacaatccacgTGCCCCAGGTTTTAAGGTTAAGAGATTTTCCTACATGGAGCGGCCTGGGCTCCGAGAGTCTGGCAAGACAAAGACTTGGGTTTTCTGTCCTAGACAAAGTAGCTGCCCAGAAAGTAGCCAGGCCAGGGCTCCCTTGAGGTGATCCTGGCTGTGAGGACCGCCCCGCTGGCCACACCAAGGTGACTGTGACGGGGAGGCCTCGGGCAGACGCAGCTTCCAAGGCGGGCTGGAGAGCACGTCACCCACAGCAGGGAATACCCAGGGAAATGAACTTGGTGTCCAGcgggagagtggggagagaaggctTCGGAGAACTCACAAAAGCGCCCCAGGAGAGAAAAAGCCAGAATTCGGGCTTCCGTGCCGTCCAGAGGGCGGGAGTACCAGATCAGGACATCACCATATGAAGTCTTCTGTGGGCCACGGCTTGTTTTTCGCGGTTCATCGGGAGAGTGGTCAGAGAATGAAGGCCACGTgagcctctccctcctccctgtagCTGTCTGGGTCTGAGGCCAGCCTGAAAGCTCTGGGGGTAAGAAAGCTTGACCCCAATGCAAGACGTTGCTTCCTTCGACCTGCATTTTCTTGGTTGCCCACATACCAAGGGAGACGGTTGCGGGGGGTGTATTTCAAACATGTCGGCTTACACGCGCACCACGTTTTCCTTACATTTATACAGATCGCAGGGACAATGGAAAGACAAGcaaaactgggggagagagagaatgggaaatcGACATGGGTAAGAAGGAGAGAGCTTGCCTCACGCCTGTGGGTCCAGCTAATGGGTTGAGTCTCGTGGTGGGTGTGCCCCCCCTTTTCCAAAGATTTACGACATCATTACCTGTTTTCGCTAACCAAGGAAATCCAAAGAGggcttttgtttttatggaaaaaaaaaaaaagaaaaaaaaaaaggtgaaaagcgAGATGAGTCTTTGGCATCGTTTGGCACCTGTTGGGCCTTTGTGGAGGCAGCGTGCACCCGAGCAGGGAGACTGGCTCAgccaagctccttccccaggaaccACACGCGGCATCTCAGAGCCCAGCCGCCAGAGCTCTGGACTGTGTCTATGAGCATCGGCGCTTTATGTCGAtttcttttgttcatctgttagcaagatgtgtcctaaggtatcagaaaagcctaagagggCTTATTGTTTTGCGTCTGGGAGCACTCAAAGAATTTTCCATGGAAGTTAATGACAACTGCTTCTTCCCTTTATGGCTATTTTGGCTTACAAAAGGTTTCG
Coding sequences within it:
- the LOC111558578 gene encoding uncharacterized protein LOC111558578 isoform X2; the encoded protein is MIQSSHHCLMTWLPPLLNCELLVGKTPLLIRAPDRCQLQCLLFGNTEQTFSTLSTEQVNKDLFTEIQTPRATKRLYMSSRQASSSFQNYCRDPGQCLPFTITVDQEHDRRRKMDRRDNGKTSKTGGEREWEIDMGKKERACLTPVGPANGLSLVVGVPPLFQRFTTSLPVFANQGNPKRAFVFMEKKKKKKKKVKSEMSLWHRLAPVGPLWRQRAPEQGDWLSQAPSPGTTRGISEPSRQSSGLCL
- the LOC111558578 gene encoding uncharacterized protein LOC111558578 isoform X1 → MIQSSHHCLMTWLPPLLNCELLVGKTPLLIRAQTALFEAPDRCQLQCLLFGNTEQTFSTLSTEQVNKDLFTEIQTPRATKRLYMSSRQASSSFQNYCRDPGQCLPFTITVDQEHDRRRKMDRRDNGKTSKTGGEREWEIDMGKKERACLTPVGPANGLSLVVGVPPLFQRFTTSLPVFANQGNPKRAFVFMEKKKKKKKKVKSEMSLWHRLAPVGPLWRQRAPEQGDWLSQAPSPGTTRGISEPSRQSSGLCL
- the LOC111558578 gene encoding uncharacterized protein LOC111558578 isoform X3; this encodes MIQSSHHCLMTWLPPLLNCELLVGKTPLLIRAQTALFEAPDRCQLQCLLFGNTEQTFSTLSTEQVNKDLFTEIQTPRATKRLYMSSRQASSSFQNYCRDPGQCLPFTITVDQEHDRRRKMDRRDNGKTSKTGGEREWEIDMVHSPDSRTLSGA